The following is a genomic window from Desulfovibrio porci.
CTGCTTGCGCATGGGCACCTTGTCCGACCCCTTTTTGCGGGACGGAATGGGTTCGCGCGAAAAATACAGGGCGTTGTCGAAGCGGTCCACCACCACCTTGACCTCGTTGGGATCTTCAAATTCCTCCAGGGTGTCCATGTCGGCCATGAGGTTGACCACGTTGATGGACGGGTCGTCCAGCATGGGCCGCACGGCGGCGTCGATCATTTCGGGCCGGACCATGGGCTCGTCGCCCTGGACCATGACCACGATGTCGGCCTTTTTGCCCGTGGCGGCCTCAATCTTGAGCAGGGCCTCGGCCGTGCGCGTGGAGCAGCGCACATGGTGGTCGCCGGTCATCACACACTTGAGGCCCGCGTTTTTGCAGTAATCCTCAATGATGCTGTCGCAGGTGGCCACATAGGTGTCGGACAGCACCGTGCTCATGGCCGTGCGGAAGGTCACATGCCCCACCATGGGCACATTGTGGATCAGGGCCAGCGGTTTGCCCGGATAGCGGCTGGAGCCCATGCGCGCCGGGATGATGGCAATGATGTTCATATTCCCTCTCCTCAGATTACCTTTATAGAGTACATGGCTGGGACACTATATTCTGACCGGCAGGTTTCACGTGTGTCACGCGCGTGAGCGCACGCGCTTCAACAGGGCTTCCAGTTTTTCCCGCGTCTCGCTTTCCGCGGCCAGCCGCTCTTGCAGCGCGTCTAGGGCCTGTTCGCTCCTGCCGATGGTATCAAAGAGCCCGCGCAAAAGATAGAAGGCCCCGCTCTCGCCATAGGCCGCGTTTTCCACCGGCCCGGCATAGGGGCTGCCGCCCCGGCGCAGCCAGCGGGCATAGTCCCGCTGCCATTCGGGAAAGCAGGCGGCGGTAAGCCCGTCGTTCCAGAGCTTGTACGCGCCGAAGGCATGCACCACCGGCGCGTACACGGCCGCCGGATTGCGCGGATGGCAGTTGAAACGCAACGGCAGCTCGGCCAGTTCGCCGGGCCGCTCGACGCGCATCCACTGGGCCAGGGCGTTGAAGGCCGCCTGATCCGGATAGCGTAGCCGGGGGCCGTGCTCCCGCAAAAAGTCCAGGCAACGCCGCTCCAGCGCCTCGGGATCGCGCAGGCCGCGCCGCCAGACAATGACCCCGGAGTTCAGGTTGGGCGCATCCGCGTCCACGCCGGGCACGTCCTCATAAAAATTGACGCGGACCGGGCTGGTGCGGCCTGCGCCGGTAAATTCCGGGTCTTCCACGGCCAGGGCCAGGGGGCCGCAAGGCCAGATGTCCTCCAGGCTGTCCTGGATCAGCAGGTCCGTATCCAGCCAGAGCACGCTTTCATAGTCGGACAACAGGCGGAAGCAGGCGAACTTGGCCAGGCAGAGCGGCGAGAAAAGACGCACGGCCTCGGGCCGCAGCCCGTCACAGGCCACGGCGAAAGGCTCGCAACGCGCCCCCAGGCCTTCCAGCAGAGCCTGGTCCGTGGGCCGCAGGGCCTCGTCGTGAAAGACAAGGATGTCCGCATCCAGGTCAGGATTGTGTCGCCGCAGGGCCGACAGCAGCGTGCCCGCCGCGAAGGCCCAGTCGCCGGTGACGCCCAAGGTCACCAGACGGGAGGGACGGCCCGGCGCGCCGGCGGCATCCCCCGCCGTGGCGGCGCTAGTCATCGGTCGGGACCAGATAGCCCCCTTCGGTCTGCAGTTCCGGGTGCAGGGCCTTGTGCTCCTCTTCCATGACCCGCAGTATGCCCTGGCCCAGATCCACCGTGAGCGGCGGCACCAGCTTGCGCCCCACCTTGGGCATGAAGGCGTAGGGCGTGATCTGGTAATGCCCGCTGTTGGGATCGTTCTGATAATTGATGGTCAGCTCCTTGCCGAGCATTTCGCCGATCATTTTGAACAGATCCCCCACCCGCATGGGCTGGTTGCCGGAAATGATGATGTTCTGGTTCTCGAATTCGGGGGCCAGCACCGCCAGGGTGGCCGTGGAGGCGTCGTCCACGTGCACGTATTCGCGCAGGGCCGTGGGCGCGCCGTAATAGGTGATGCAGCCCGTGGTCAGGGCCTCACTGACGAAACGCTCAATGGCGTTGCGCTTGTCCGCGCGCGGGCCGTAGAGCGAGCCGTAGCGCAATATGGTGTACGGCAGGTTGTGCATGGCCTGGTAGTTTTCGATATAAATCTCGCAGGCCTGCTTGCTGCAGCGGTAAAAGCCGCCGGACTTGCCGTAGACGTACAGGGACGAGGCGAAGACATAGCGTTTGACCTGCTCCTTGCGGCAGGCCTCGAGAATCATGACGTTGCCCAGGACGTTGATGCGCGCCGTGTCCACCGGGCGGTTGTTGGCCTCGCCGATGTCCGCGATGCCCGCGTAGTTGAAGACCATATCCGCGCCTTCCACACCTTTGCGCACGGTCTCCTCATCCAGAATGTCGCCTGTGAGCATGATCTGGTCCGGCCGCAGCCAGGGCGAAGGATGCAGGTCCACAATGGTCACCGCGTGTCCGGCCTCGGAAAGCTTGTCGCAGATATGCGAGCCCAGAAAGCCGGAGCCGCCGAAAACAGTGATTTTCACAGCTGGTTCTCCACGCCGGGGCGTTCGGCCCCTTGCCATAAAAATACCGAGTCAATGCCGTAGGCGATGAAGCGGCTGCCCGCCGCCACCTGCCGGGCCAGTTCCGCCGGATCAGGCTGCACGATGTGCAGGCCCATACGCGCCTTGTGTTTTTGGCAGGCCGCCTGAATGCGCGCCATGGCCGCCTTGAAGTCCGGATGATCGAATTGCGCGGTCAGGCCCATGCTGCCCGAAAGGTCGTAGGGCCCGACCATGATGGCGTCCAGACGGGGATGGGTCAGGATGGCGTCCAGATTGTCCACGGCCCGGATATGCTCGATCTG
Proteins encoded in this region:
- a CDS encoding 3-deoxy-manno-octulosonate cytidylyltransferase yields the protein MNIIAIIPARMGSSRYPGKPLALIHNVPMVGHVTFRTAMSTVLSDTYVATCDSIIEDYCKNAGLKCVMTGDHHVRCSTRTAEALLKIEAATGKKADIVVMVQGDEPMVRPEMIDAAVRPMLDDPSINVVNLMADMDTLEEFEDPNEVKVVVDRFDNALYFSREPIPSRKKGSDKVPMRKQVCIIPFRRDYLLRFNEMEESPLEIYESVDMMRILEYGEKVRMVPTDCRTWSVDTPEDLARVARLMEGDDLMKAYSK
- a CDS encoding NAD-dependent epimerase/dehydratase family protein, which translates into the protein MKITVFGGSGFLGSHICDKLSEAGHAVTIVDLHPSPWLRPDQIMLTGDILDEETVRKGVEGADMVFNYAGIADIGEANNRPVDTARINVLGNVMILEACRKEQVKRYVFASSLYVYGKSGGFYRCSKQACEIYIENYQAMHNLPYTILRYGSLYGPRADKRNAIERFVSEALTTGCITYYGAPTALREYVHVDDASTATLAVLAPEFENQNIIISGNQPMRVGDLFKMIGEMLGKELTINYQNDPNSGHYQITPYAFMPKVGRKLVPPLTVDLGQGILRVMEEEHKALHPELQTEGGYLVPTDD
- a CDS encoding glycosyltransferase family 8 protein, which produces MTSAATAGDAAGAPGRPSRLVTLGVTGDWAFAAGTLLSALRRHNPDLDADILVFHDEALRPTDQALLEGLGARCEPFAVACDGLRPEAVRLFSPLCLAKFACFRLLSDYESVLWLDTDLLIQDSLEDIWPCGPLALAVEDPEFTGAGRTSPVRVNFYEDVPGVDADAPNLNSGVIVWRRGLRDPEALERRCLDFLREHGPRLRYPDQAAFNALAQWMRVERPGELAELPLRFNCHPRNPAAVYAPVVHAFGAYKLWNDGLTAACFPEWQRDYARWLRRGGSPYAGPVENAAYGESGAFYLLRGLFDTIGRSEQALDALQERLAAESETREKLEALLKRVRSRA